Genomic window (Syngnathus typhle isolate RoL2023-S1 ecotype Sweden linkage group LG19, RoL_Styp_1.0, whole genome shotgun sequence):
GAAgcctaccaaaaaaaaagttaactttTCCAGAGGTTTGTTAAATAACGTTCAATCTTAATATTAACATTGTCAATTTACCTCTCCGGCGCTGTAGCTGCGTAACCTCTGCAAATGTTGCCGGTGGGCAAGGTGGCCCGGTAGTCGGCCGTTCTGAAGAGGGATTCGAGGGTCGATGAAGGTTGTGGCTCGACTGTTGTGATCCACAAAGAAAGACTGCGAGGCAGATGGGAATAAACTCAAACGGTGTCATCCGAAAATCTCCAAGTTGAAGGTCTTCTTACCTTGCCCTGGGGGTCAGTCTTGATCTCCCAACCCCGTGGCAACTCCAGTTGAGTGTCTGCAAATTTGTTGAGGAAGACCACCAGGTCCCGGTTATGTTGGTAGCGCTCAAAGTTTTTGGCGTCACGCCGCACCTTCAGGATCATGTGTTTCACGCAGCTGCTGCTGGTGAACATCCGATAGGCTGACTGGGAAAgagggagaaggaaaaaagagtgACGTGGAATCGGAATTTTGACTTGGAGAATGTCGTGTGGGCACTCACGTAGTTACTATGCAGCATCGTGAAGAATTCCGGATGTGTGATGAACTTGACAGCGGGTGACTGGAGAAGTTGGCTGATCTTCTGGTGATTGACAGGTGATGCTGGACCTTGTGGACGCAAAGATAAATCGTAGCGTTGTCCAACCGGCGATTAGAAAATGTGAGCAGGGGATGAGAAGCTCACCTGTCGCGGTCGGAGGAGCATCCGAGTCGGTCTCAACACTGGGACTTCTCTCTAACCTCTGACTGCCACCCTCCTCTTCAGTGGCCATGGTTCTCTGGATGTTCTGATACCTAGCAAAATAGTCATCGTAGTTGCTCGAAATGCGACTATGTCCAAATGAACCGATGAATGACCTATTAATCGAGTAATGGTTTCGAGCCGTTGTTTAACGAAAGATGATCTGCATCTTTTGAATTCAGGCTCACACTCCTTGGATCTGACCTCCTGTTGAGCTGCTCCATCTGTTGACTGGATCCAGATCGGGGAATCCCGTGACTACACTTGCCGCCGTGACTTGGTCTCTGCCAGGTGGTGGTGCGGTTGACGTGGTCAACGTAGAAAACTCTGCCGTGGCTGTCTATGCGTGCTTCCCAGTCTGGGCCACGGTAAACAAAACCATTAGCTTGAGATGATATTGACAACCGATTCTCTGTCGTAGTTCTTTGAAAGTATCAAATGTAACGTCTACGCTAATTTCCCTTAGCTCGTCTTTGGATTGGCCCTGAGCAAGCATGGGGGAGCGTGGTAGGAAGTGGACGAGGGAGCGATGGCGACAAACACAAAAGGGGAATGACATCACTTGGAACACAATAAGGCATGTTGGCGTGTGACTCCATAGTAAGACGTGTTGCTGCTTACTTGGAGGTAAGGTTTGGTCAGTGGCGGCAGGAAAATGGTTTAAGTCAAGGCTGGGAAGAAGGACTGGAGGGTGGCCAACGGGAGGTGAGAAGCCTGAGCCTACGGGAGACAGTTGGGAATACGTGAGGGCGGGGGCACAAGCTACGTTGGTTGGAGCAAGCTTCATCTCTTTGCCAATCACCAAATAGCCAACGTAaacataacataaaaaaaaatgatgcttAACAAAGGCCCGCATTTAACCTCCATCTCCACCATTGCGACATTTTTCCCTTGTGTGCTTTGAGGGTTGGGTAACATTGCAGTAAAGTAGGCACTCTTGGGTTGTCATGGCAACGAGATCACGAGAGCACATTTCCGAAGATGATTACACAGTGGGAGAGGATAACGCGACGCGTGTCAATCCGCCGGGGGTGTCTGTGGTATCGGTGATGCTCCAAATTGGCAAAACTTGTTCAGAAATTCTGTTGACACATTTCATattttgaggatttttttttttttttttctcgcaacATGAAACAAGTACACGATGGTTGTTGGAAAAATTATTTGGAAGGGAGATGGAATGATAGGGGTTAAAATGATTCGAAGATAGACATGGAGCAAATGTAGACATAGCtagtgcacccccccccccacccccctaaaATATGCTTGGAGAGATAATTGACTTTGGAATATTTCCAATTTTTGAATTTTGCAGACCCCCTGACGTggccttgccccccccccccctcgtattCCACCAAACATTCCAAAACATCTTCCATCACTTACTACTGCTGTTGGTGTCCCGTGACTCAGCCCCAGCTGATTCTCCACGTTCCTCTCCCCTGGCCTCTTTCCATCTTCCGCTCCTCTCCCCACCGGCCCCGCCCACTCCCTGGCCCTCGGGACAGTTGTTTACGTCCGGTCCCGACTCAAAGGTgctctcctcctcttcgtccTGCGAGGAGAAGACTGTGCTGCCGGAGAGCCGGTTGCTGTCCACAGAGGAGAGGCGGGTGGGGCTGCAGATGCGGCCCCTGCCCTCGTGGCCCGAGTTGCTGTAGCACGACGTGCTGTAGCAAGACGTGCTGTAGCAGGATGTGCTGTAGCAGGAGGTGTCACACAACTCGCATTCATTTCCCCCCCGGGTCCGATGGCTGCTCCCTGTATTTGCTTTCCCAACTGTGCTACCGGAATCCCCCTCCTCGCTTTCTAAGTAGGAGAGAGAGATCCTTCTGACTGCTGCGGGGACTCCACCTCCTCCGTCACCTTCCAGGAGCTGGTTTAGTTCCGACAGACGTTCAATGGAAAGGCTGCGTGGGATGGAGCGACAGCAACACGGACCGGGGCACTCTTCCACCTGAAGACATTTTACATCATTCAAAGTGTGTCATCATGAGCTTTTTAAGgtaaacatataaaaaaaatgattaaatggaAAACTGGAGACTCAGCTCCTCTCAAGTTGTGTCTATTCTTCAGACAAGTCCTACCTGAGAGGGTGACTGGGTTATctcatcttcatcttcctgTGTGTCTTTGGTGTTTTTAAGTGTTGGTGACGTGTTGTCCTGAATTGTGCTGGTGTTCTCTCCTTCTTCCGTATCTTCCTCGTCCTGGCTCGGAGCTCGATGCTGTGCCGAGGGGAGACTGTGGAGGAGATGGTGGATGCGGATGTAGTGCGATCGAGGCGTCTCCGGCTCGCCGCACGCCGAGGCGATCACGTTCTCCAGCTCCGACACCGGCAGAGAGCAAGGGCGGGTTTTACGCCGGAGAGGACCTTGGGAATTGTAGTTCGAGAAGATGCAGGGACAGGGACCGttgctgctttctcctcccgGTGATACTTCAGTTGTTTCCGTGAGTAAATCTTGCGATGCGTCGTTGCCGTCTGTAGTCGCTGCGTCGTTATTTGGACTTACTGCTCCGGTATTTTCAGTTGGTACATCTGGTTGAGCTTTCTCGTCATCTTCTACTGCTACCCCCTCCTCAGCATTATCTTCTCTCTgtgcttcctcttcctcctgagGTGCATCTTCCGATTCGCCCTCCACAAGCGTCCTCGCAGCGTCGTCGGCCGATTGGCCGTCTTCGCTCTGCACCTGCGGCTCGGTCGTGGCCGGTTCCTCTCTCACTGTGCTCTCGTCCTCCATAGCGCCTTCTTCCACCTCTCCCGACACGTCGAGGTCCTCGCTGGGTTGGGCTGTCGAGGCTAAGGGCGTTGGGGTCTCGGGAGGGGCGTCCATAGGGAGCTCGGCCGTATCGTGTCCTACGCTTAACGTGTCATCATCGGCGGCATGGTTGGCGTCGGCGCCGACTTCAGGGCAGGCTGATTCGATGACCAGCGAAACGTCCTCATCATCTGGGAGGAGAGAAGTTCGAAAGGGAATATTATGCTTCGGGGCCTCTGACTCACATCAGCGAGTACATTTCTGTAAATAttttatccatttttttttttttgcaagacaaCGTTGAAGAAATGTCTCCAATGTAAAGTAGTCAGTGTGatgtttttgtctctcgactCGCTTTGTTTAGTGTCGCAGGAAACGAGCAAACCAAAGACAACAGATAGATGTTGGCAATCACGAGAGCTGAGAAAACACTTGGTGAGTGTTGTCGCCATCTTGAACTTTCACGGTGTGGTCTCGCTCACTGTCAGTCCACAGCACAGCGTGTATTTTCCTCATCCAGTCCGTGAGAAACACATCGACgaaatgtcaaaaaaaataCTTGTTGGCTGACAGGACATAAAGTACCTGGATGAATCGAGGTGGCGAGCTCAAATCGGAATTGTAAGTGTCCACACACGTGATCGGTTGGTAGCCTGCGACCCAGAGAGTAACTGACAACCCGGTCTCTGTTGACCAAAAAgagcaggttaaaaaaaatacaaataaataaatattaatatttttttctaagAGTTTTACATACCCGATGGCATGTTTTTCCAGCAGCCTCTGAACAGGGACGGACAGCTTCCCCAGGAAGCGCTTGATGATTGGCCGACTTTTAGCAAACTTGTCCTTGACTTCAATCTCCAGAACATCAGTGGGTAGCGACAAAAAGTTAAATCTCTGCAGGAAcggcaaaaacaaagaaaaagcgcATCGTGGCATTTCCATCGCTCAGCGTTATTGGATTTGAGGGCTACTTGATATGTTTGCGCTCATCTCGTCGAGCGTCATATTAGTTTAGCTCGTCTCGTGCTTTGCTTCACTTCTTGCGTGGCTTGCTAGATGGATGACTGGAAAATCATATTGAAAGAGCTCAATGGTTAAAAAAAGAGGAATTACTAGATGACATCAAATGGCATTGCCTTGCTGAAAAAGGGAAATAATCCTGTCAAGACACATTGTGCTGGGAGAGCCACAGTGATATCGGAGGAAAATAGAAAGAGGTGAATAATTTAAAAGTATGAACCAGGGAAGGAGCAGACGGCTGCATGTGTGAGAAGGCTGAGGGACTAACTCAATAAATGAGGATGGGAGGAAGAGGATGTGCACTCAGTGCTCATCTGTGTGGAGCA
Coding sequences:
- the LOC133143654 gene encoding E3 ubiquitin-protein ligase HECW1 isoform X1 — protein: MIHSQVILSQNLYQNRLFGLAAMASPTRSNRQRCKDRHSYGPDSYAVNALNQEAFVLGLPRSTSDTDLVSPDTRSTLTVSASHYTVGQSEDLVIAWDIKEEVDAGDWIGMYLVDEPLSENFLDYKNRGINGSHKGQIVWKVDCSSHFSETETLVCFKYYHGVTGALRATTPSLTIKKAPVPVLKPVVSPEVNQGRGNRRLINFSLSDLQAVGLKKGMFFNPDPYLKLSIQPGKHSIFPSLPHHGQEKRSGVVCNTINPQWSAERFNFLSLPTDVLEIEVKDKFAKSRPIIKRFLGKLSVPVQRLLEKHAIGDRVVSYSLGRRLPTDHVCGHLQFRFELATSIHPDDEDVSLVIESACPEVGADANHAADDDTLSVGHDTAELPMDAPPETPTPLASTAQPSEDLDVSGEVEEGAMEDESTVREEPATTEPQVQSEDGQSADDAARTLVEGESEDAPQEEEEAQREDNAEEGVAVEDDEKAQPDVPTENTGAVSPNNDAATTDGNDASQDLLTETTEVSPGGESSNGPCPCIFSNYNSQGPLRRKTRPCSLPVSELENVIASACGEPETPRSHYIRIHHLLHSLPSAQHRAPSQDEEDTEEGENTSTIQDNTSPTLKNTKDTQEDEDEITQSPSQVEECPGPCCCRSIPRSLSIERLSELNQLLEGDGGGGVPAAVRRISLSYLESEEGDSGSTVGKANTGSSHRTRGGNECELCDTSCYSTSCYSTSCYSTSCYSNSGHEGRGRICSPTRLSSVDSNRLSGSTVFSSQDEEEESTFESGPDVNNCPEGQGVGGAGGERSGRWKEARGEERGESAGAESRDTNSSSSGFSPPVGHPPVLLPSLDLNHFPAATDQTLPPNWEARIDSHGRVFYVDHVNRTTTWQRPSHGGKCSHGIPRSGSSQQMEQLNRRYQNIQRTMATEEEGGSQRLERSPSVETDSDAPPTATGPASPVNHQKISQLLQSPAVKFITHPEFFTMLHSNYSAYRMFTSSSCVKHMILKVRRDAKNFERYQHNRDLVVFLNKFADTQLELPRGWEIKTDPQGKSFFVDHNSRATTFIDPRIPLQNGRLPGHLAHRQHLQRLRSYSAGEASDVSRNRGASFMSRPANSLVAAIRSQHHVDPQQSTAASYNDKIVAFLRQPNIFDMLQERQPNLNRNYALREKIHYLRSEGTQGVEKLSCDADLVILLSLFEEEIMSYIPPHPIHPGFSFSPRCSPGNSPQNSPGLQRARAPAPYRRDFEAKLRNFYRKLEAKGYGQGPGKIKLLIRREHLLEGTFNQVMAYSRKELQRNKLYVTFLGEEGLDYSGPSREFFFLLSQELFNPYYGLFEYSANDTYTVQISPMSAFVENHLEWFRFSGRILGLALIHQYLLDAFFTRPFYKALLRLPTDLSDLEYLDEEFHQSLQWMKDNDITDILDLTFTVNEEVFGQVTERELKSGGSNLQVTEKNKKDYIERMTKWRVERGVVQQTEALVRGFYEVVDSRLVSVFDARELELVIAGTVEIDLGDWRSNTEYRGGYHDGHIVMRWFWAAVERFNNEQRLRLLQFVTGTSSVPYEGFAALRGSNGLRRFCIEKWGKVTSLPRAHTCFNRLDLPPYPSYTMLYDKLLTAVEETSTFGLE
- the LOC133143654 gene encoding E3 ubiquitin-protein ligase HECW1 isoform X2; this encodes MLMQLCSIKNLYQNRLFGLAAMASPTRSNRQRCKDRHSYGPDSYAVNALNQEAFVLGLPRSTSDTDLVSPDTRSTLTVSASHYTVGQSEDLVIAWDIKEEVDAGDWIGMYLVDEPLSENFLDYKNRGINGSHKGQIVWKVDCSSHFSETETLVCFKYYHGVTGALRATTPSLTIKKAPVPVLKPVVSPEVNQGRGNRRLINFSLSDLQAVGLKKGMFFNPDPYLKLSIQPGKHSIFPSLPHHGQEKRSGVVCNTINPQWSAERFNFLSLPTDVLEIEVKDKFAKSRPIIKRFLGKLSVPVQRLLEKHAIGDRVVSYSLGRRLPTDHVCGHLQFRFELATSIHPDDEDVSLVIESACPEVGADANHAADDDTLSVGHDTAELPMDAPPETPTPLASTAQPSEDLDVSGEVEEGAMEDESTVREEPATTEPQVQSEDGQSADDAARTLVEGESEDAPQEEEEAQREDNAEEGVAVEDDEKAQPDVPTENTGAVSPNNDAATTDGNDASQDLLTETTEVSPGGESSNGPCPCIFSNYNSQGPLRRKTRPCSLPVSELENVIASACGEPETPRSHYIRIHHLLHSLPSAQHRAPSQDEEDTEEGENTSTIQDNTSPTLKNTKDTQEDEDEITQSPSQVEECPGPCCCRSIPRSLSIERLSELNQLLEGDGGGGVPAAVRRISLSYLESEEGDSGSTVGKANTGSSHRTRGGNECELCDTSCYSTSCYSTSCYSTSCYSNSGHEGRGRICSPTRLSSVDSNRLSGSTVFSSQDEEEESTFESGPDVNNCPEGQGVGGAGGERSGRWKEARGEERGESAGAESRDTNSSSSGFSPPVGHPPVLLPSLDLNHFPAATDQTLPPNWEARIDSHGRVFYVDHVNRTTTWQRPSHGGKCSHGIPRSGSSQQMEQLNRRYQNIQRTMATEEEGGSQRLERSPSVETDSDAPPTATGPASPVNHQKISQLLQSPAVKFITHPEFFTMLHSNYSAYRMFTSSSCVKHMILKVRRDAKNFERYQHNRDLVVFLNKFADTQLELPRGWEIKTDPQGKSFFVDHNSRATTFIDPRIPLQNGRLPGHLAHRQHLQRLRSYSAGEASDVSRNRGASFMSRPANSLVAAIRSQHHVDPQQSTAASYNDKIVAFLRQPNIFDMLQERQPNLNRNYALREKIHYLRSEGTQGVEKLSCDADLVILLSLFEEEIMSYIPPHPIHPGFSFSPRCSPGNSPQNSPGLQRARAPAPYRRDFEAKLRNFYRKLEAKGYGQGPGKIKLLIRREHLLEGTFNQVMAYSRKELQRNKLYVTFLGEEGLDYSGPSREFFFLLSQELFNPYYGLFEYSANDTYTVQISPMSAFVENHLEWFRFSGRILGLALIHQYLLDAFFTRPFYKALLRLPTDLSDLEYLDEEFHQSLQWMKDNDITDILDLTFTVNEEVFGQVTERELKSGGSNLQVTEKNKKDYIERMTKWRVERGVVQQTEALVRGFYEVVDSRLVSVFDARELELVIAGTVEIDLGDWRSNTEYRGGYHDGHIVMRWFWAAVERFNNEQRLRLLQFVTGTSSVPYEGFAALRGSNGLRRFCIEKWGKVTSLPRAHTCFNRLDLPPYPSYTMLYDKLLTAVEETSTFGLE